In Amycolatopsis solani, a single window of DNA contains:
- a CDS encoding phosphatase PAP2 family protein, with amino-acid sequence MVPARRWPAVAAGCAVVLAAVYFLAVWTVPGQELENAALRGADEAAARDQAVADASLSRITLVSLAVAVVVVALVGVLRRRLDLAVAAVGVIVGGQLVTQGLKRFVLPRPGLVEVTGHYAGNSLPSGHTTIAMTVLFAALLVVPYRWRGVTLFFLLSWAVGIGAYTVTAKWHRLSDTLAADAIALGLACLASWWLARRGAVRRHDGPRRLPRVLVVTLAVLGAVVSLGLGTLLIGASLAGGGYAETVRGNAWVVYLAANSFASFGSIAAALVFLATWRRLEVA; translated from the coding sequence GTGGTTCCCGCCCGTCGCTGGCCGGCCGTCGCGGCCGGGTGCGCCGTCGTCCTGGCCGCGGTCTACTTCCTCGCCGTCTGGACGGTGCCCGGCCAGGAGCTGGAGAACGCCGCGCTGCGCGGAGCCGACGAAGCCGCCGCGCGCGACCAGGCCGTCGCCGACGCGAGCCTGAGCCGGATCACGCTGGTCTCGCTGGCCGTCGCCGTCGTCGTGGTGGCGCTGGTGGGCGTGCTGCGGCGGCGCCTCGACCTCGCCGTCGCGGCGGTCGGCGTGATCGTCGGCGGCCAGCTCGTGACGCAGGGGCTCAAGCGGTTCGTGCTGCCCCGGCCGGGGCTGGTCGAGGTGACCGGGCACTACGCCGGCAACAGCCTGCCGAGCGGGCACACGACGATCGCGATGACCGTGCTGTTCGCCGCCCTGCTCGTGGTGCCCTACCGCTGGCGCGGCGTCACGCTGTTCTTCCTGCTGTCGTGGGCGGTCGGCATCGGCGCGTACACGGTGACGGCGAAGTGGCACCGGCTCTCCGACACCCTCGCCGCGGACGCGATCGCCCTCGGGCTCGCCTGCCTGGCGTCGTGGTGGCTGGCGCGGCGCGGGGCCGTGCGCCGCCACGACGGGCCGCGCCGGCTCCCGCGGGTGCTCGTCGTGACCCTCGCCGTCCTCGGGGCCGTGGTGTCGCTGGGGCTCGGCACCCTCCTCATCGGAGCGTCGCTGGCCGGCGGCGGGTACGCGGAAACGGTGCGGGGCAACGCCTGGGTCGTCTACCTGGCCGCGAATTCGTTCGCCTCCTTCGGTTCCATCGCCGCGGCGCTGGTGTTCCTGGCGACCTGGCGGCGGCTGGAGGTCGCGTGA
- a CDS encoding lipase family protein yields the protein MRRLWMVLLTVVLLVTTAGAVTDPPRGPDGDAFYTPPSPLPAGADGDVVWWRPLPDQPGARGYLVLYRSRSATDTPIAVSGRVLVPAAPWTGAGPRPIVSVASGTRGIGDRCAPSKFQPDYEKPLFVDAMLSRGWAVAITDYEGLGTPGLHTYVVGRSEGHTVIDAARAATRLPAAGLAAGGPVAFSGYSQGGGGAAWAGELAPSYAPELTVAGITAGGTPADLNAVAKNLDGGIGFGFLLLSALGLDAAYPELDLPAYLNDRGRTLYATQQDACVDAVFGYAFGHIADYTTANPLTTPKWQARLAENQLGARPPKAPVFLFHRSADEIIPLAQARTLRREYCAAGVPVTWGTYLGEHVTTLAFSAGDVVGYLADRFAGKPARTNC from the coding sequence ATGCGTCGCTTGTGGATGGTCCTGCTGACCGTCGTCCTGCTGGTCACCACGGCCGGTGCGGTCACGGACCCGCCGCGCGGCCCGGACGGCGACGCCTTCTACACGCCGCCGAGCCCGCTGCCGGCGGGCGCCGACGGCGACGTCGTGTGGTGGCGGCCGTTGCCGGACCAGCCCGGGGCGCGCGGGTACCTGGTGCTGTACCGGTCGAGGTCCGCGACGGACACCCCGATCGCGGTGTCCGGCCGGGTCCTGGTCCCGGCCGCGCCGTGGACCGGCGCCGGGCCGCGGCCGATCGTCTCGGTCGCCAGCGGCACGCGGGGCATCGGCGACCGCTGCGCGCCGTCGAAGTTCCAGCCGGACTACGAGAAACCGCTGTTCGTCGACGCGATGCTGAGCCGCGGCTGGGCGGTGGCGATCACCGACTACGAAGGCCTCGGCACGCCCGGCCTGCACACCTACGTCGTCGGCCGCTCCGAGGGCCACACGGTGATCGACGCGGCCCGCGCGGCCACCCGGCTACCGGCGGCGGGCCTGGCGGCGGGCGGCCCGGTCGCGTTCTCCGGCTACTCCCAGGGCGGCGGGGGAGCGGCCTGGGCGGGCGAGCTGGCGCCGTCGTACGCTCCCGAGCTGACGGTCGCGGGCATCACCGCCGGCGGCACGCCCGCGGACCTGAACGCGGTGGCGAAGAACCTCGACGGCGGCATCGGGTTCGGCTTCCTGCTGCTGTCGGCCCTCGGCCTGGACGCGGCCTACCCGGAGCTGGACCTGCCCGCCTACCTCAACGACCGCGGCCGCACGCTGTACGCGACCCAGCAGGACGCCTGCGTCGACGCGGTGTTCGGCTACGCGTTCGGGCACATCGCCGACTACACGACGGCGAACCCGCTCACCACGCCGAAGTGGCAGGCCCGGCTGGCGGAGAACCAGCTCGGCGCCCGGCCGCCGAAGGCCCCGGTCTTCCTGTTCCACCGGAGCGCCGACGAGATCATCCCCTTGGCGCAGGCCCGGACCTTGCGGCGCGAGTACTGCGCGGCGGGGGTGCCGGTCACGTGGGGCACGTACCTCGGCGAGCACGTGACGACCCTGGCCTTCTCGGCCGGCGACGTCGTGGGCTACCTGGCCGACCGGTTCGCGGGCAAGCCGGCGCGCACCAACTGCTGA
- a CDS encoding TetR/AcrR family transcriptional regulator, translating to MAEAKTRRRGTELEDAILRAAADELAEAGYAGLTMERVAQRAGTNKNALYRRWPNRAALGVAAYRHLAGDRLSPPDTGDLREDALTLLRAINCGQSTPAARILRGLLAGVGDEPELLKQLNEQATDGVASTWLTVLDRAVARGEAPPEARHPRVATVALVLLRNEYLTHGLTTVDDDVLTEIVDEVFLPLVRRR from the coding sequence ATGGCCGAAGCGAAGACCCGGCGCCGGGGCACGGAGCTGGAAGACGCGATCCTGCGCGCGGCGGCGGACGAGCTCGCCGAGGCGGGCTACGCCGGGCTGACCATGGAACGCGTGGCCCAGCGGGCGGGCACCAACAAGAACGCGCTCTACCGCCGCTGGCCGAACCGCGCCGCACTCGGCGTCGCCGCCTACCGCCACCTCGCCGGCGACCGGCTGAGCCCACCCGACACCGGCGACCTGCGCGAAGACGCCCTGACCCTGCTGCGCGCGATCAACTGCGGCCAGTCCACCCCCGCCGCCCGGATCCTCCGCGGCCTCCTGGCCGGGGTCGGCGACGAGCCGGAACTGCTGAAGCAGCTGAACGAGCAGGCCACCGACGGCGTCGCGAGCACCTGGCTGACGGTCCTCGACCGGGCCGTGGCCCGCGGCGAAGCACCACCCGAAGCACGGCACCCGCGGGTCGCCACGGTCGCACTCGTGTTGCTCCGCAACGAATACCTGACCCACGGACTGACCACAGTGGACGACGACGTGCTCACCGAGATCGTCGACGAGGTCTTCCTCCCCCTGGTCCGGCGCCGATGA
- a CDS encoding AbfB domain-containing protein, which yields MRRFVVLVLALLSPLVVVTPAANAAVTPKPPPLSTPWTSQVSTTNPLPEYPRPQLQRPDWQSLNGEWEFLNPATGSGGSVDRYAAPPLGQTLPERILVPYPVESALSGIMRNDNRDLMFYRRTFTVPAAWAGRNVQLHFGAVDYEATVWVNGVQVATHKGGYDRFEADITARLTGGSNEIVVRVYDPTDGRGEKQPVGKQANSQSSIFYTPTSGIWQTVWLEPTAPTSIYSVDISPNLANNTARVRVFGRGSTSGYSVLAESMTGGAVVGSATGGFTEFSVPVPNARRWSPDDPFLYDLRVSLRTASGATVDQVVSYFGMREVGTKNVNGTLRPTLNGEFVFQAGTLDQGFWPDGLYTAPTDAALASDLQKHKDLGFNMVRKHIKVEPARWYYWADRLGLLVWQDIPSTPTADSNRTAAQIAEFETEAREIVDEHRFSPAVITYVPFNEGWGEWNLDETKRVTTNIKNQDPTRLVNPHSGFNCCASKGDPGTGDIIDWHMYTGPDGPRPSGTRVSVLGEFGGLGLRNPGHEYSPTGGFFAYEQMSSAAQLNDRFTGMIRDTKQLMLAKGLSASVYTEITDVEGEYNGLLTYDRRVQKVDTARVRAAHTDLINASKNLNAAVPLTLGHLRSFRVTTPGYTDRYLRHADSLARTDVLTTGSADGARQDAAFRTVAGLANPRCFSFESVNFPGKFLRHSDSRVRIDSDTGGSFAADATWCSRPGLAAGGTSFESVNFPGKFLRHYNEAVYLAASGGTNPWDTATSFAADATWDVSAPALWRSSVPLTANARQSLQVTTWGYTDRYLRHSGGLAYTEVVNSGSSALLKQDATYTVRRGLGESSCYSFESVNYPGQFLRHQDGRVRNSPDDGSALMRADATFCTRPGLGGTGVTFESLNIPGAYLRHFDSAVYIASGAGTGSDRPQTVSADSSWTVAAPWAP from the coding sequence ATGCGCCGCTTCGTCGTCCTGGTCCTCGCGCTGCTGTCGCCGCTCGTCGTGGTGACACCGGCCGCGAACGCCGCCGTCACCCCCAAACCGCCGCCGCTGTCCACGCCGTGGACGTCCCAGGTCAGCACCACCAACCCGCTGCCCGAGTACCCGCGGCCGCAACTGCAGCGGCCCGACTGGCAGTCCCTCAACGGCGAGTGGGAGTTCCTCAACCCCGCCACCGGCTCGGGCGGCAGCGTCGACCGCTACGCCGCGCCGCCGCTCGGGCAGACGCTGCCCGAACGCATCCTGGTGCCCTACCCCGTCGAGTCGGCGCTGTCGGGCATCATGCGCAACGACAACCGCGACCTGATGTTCTACCGCCGCACGTTCACCGTGCCGGCGGCGTGGGCGGGCCGGAACGTGCAGCTGCACTTCGGCGCCGTCGACTACGAGGCGACCGTGTGGGTCAACGGCGTCCAGGTCGCCACGCACAAGGGCGGCTACGACCGGTTCGAAGCCGACATCACCGCGCGGCTCACCGGCGGCAGCAACGAAATCGTCGTGCGCGTCTACGACCCGACCGACGGCCGCGGCGAGAAGCAGCCGGTGGGCAAGCAGGCGAACTCGCAGTCGAGCATCTTCTACACGCCCACTTCGGGGATCTGGCAGACGGTCTGGCTCGAGCCGACCGCGCCGACGTCGATCTACTCGGTCGACATCTCCCCGAACCTGGCGAACAACACCGCCCGCGTGCGGGTGTTCGGCCGCGGCAGCACCAGCGGGTACTCCGTGCTCGCCGAGTCGATGACCGGCGGCGCCGTCGTCGGCAGCGCCACCGGCGGTTTCACGGAGTTCTCGGTGCCGGTGCCGAACGCGCGGCGGTGGTCGCCCGACGACCCGTTCCTCTACGACCTGCGGGTGTCGCTGCGCACCGCGTCCGGCGCGACGGTCGACCAGGTGGTCAGCTACTTCGGCATGCGCGAGGTCGGCACGAAGAACGTCAACGGCACGCTGCGGCCGACGCTCAACGGCGAGTTCGTGTTCCAGGCCGGCACCCTCGACCAGGGTTTCTGGCCGGACGGCCTGTACACCGCGCCGACCGACGCGGCGCTGGCTTCGGACCTGCAGAAGCACAAGGACCTGGGCTTCAACATGGTCCGCAAGCACATCAAGGTCGAGCCGGCGCGCTGGTACTACTGGGCCGACCGGCTGGGATTGCTGGTGTGGCAGGACATCCCGTCGACCCCGACGGCGGACAGCAACCGGACGGCCGCGCAGATCGCCGAGTTCGAAACCGAAGCGCGCGAGATCGTCGACGAGCACCGCTTCTCCCCCGCCGTCATCACGTACGTGCCGTTCAACGAAGGCTGGGGCGAGTGGAACCTCGACGAGACCAAGCGCGTCACGACGAACATCAAGAACCAGGACCCGACCCGGCTGGTGAACCCGCACAGCGGGTTCAACTGCTGCGCGTCGAAGGGTGACCCGGGCACCGGCGACATCATCGACTGGCACATGTACACCGGCCCGGACGGGCCACGGCCGTCCGGCACCCGTGTGTCGGTGCTCGGCGAGTTCGGCGGGCTGGGCCTGCGCAACCCCGGTCACGAGTACAGCCCGACCGGCGGCTTCTTCGCCTACGAACAGATGTCGAGCGCGGCGCAGCTGAACGACCGCTTCACCGGGATGATCCGGGACACGAAGCAGCTGATGCTCGCGAAGGGCCTGTCGGCGTCGGTCTACACGGAGATCACCGACGTCGAAGGCGAGTACAACGGGCTGCTGACGTACGACCGGCGGGTGCAGAAGGTCGACACCGCCCGCGTCCGCGCGGCGCACACCGACCTCATCAACGCGTCCAAGAACCTGAACGCGGCGGTGCCGCTGACGCTCGGGCACCTGCGGTCGTTCCGGGTGACCACGCCCGGGTACACCGACCGGTACCTGCGGCACGCGGATTCCCTGGCGCGCACGGACGTCCTGACGACGGGCAGCGCGGACGGGGCCCGCCAGGACGCCGCGTTCCGCACGGTCGCGGGCCTGGCGAACCCGCGCTGCTTCTCGTTCGAGTCGGTGAACTTCCCCGGGAAGTTCCTGCGCCACTCGGACAGCCGCGTCCGCATCGACAGCGACACGGGCGGCTCGTTCGCCGCGGACGCCACCTGGTGCTCCCGGCCAGGCCTCGCCGCCGGCGGGACGTCGTTCGAGTCGGTCAACTTCCCCGGCAAGTTCCTGCGGCACTACAACGAAGCCGTGTACCTGGCGGCCAGCGGCGGCACGAACCCGTGGGACACGGCGACGAGCTTCGCCGCGGACGCGACGTGGGACGTCTCGGCGCCGGCGTTGTGGCGCAGTTCGGTCCCGCTGACGGCGAACGCGCGCCAGTCGCTGCAGGTGACGACGTGGGGCTACACCGACCGCTACCTGCGCCATTCGGGCGGCCTCGCTTACACGGAGGTGGTGAACAGCGGCAGCAGCGCGTTGCTGAAGCAGGACGCGACGTACACGGTGCGGCGCGGGCTGGGCGAGTCGTCGTGCTACTCGTTCGAGTCGGTGAACTACCCGGGCCAGTTCCTGCGCCACCAGGACGGCCGGGTCCGCAATTCACCGGACGACGGCTCGGCGCTGATGCGCGCGGACGCGACGTTCTGCACCCGCCCGGGCCTGGGCGGCACCGGCGTGACGTTCGAGTCCCTGAACATCCCGGGCGCGTACCTGCGCCACTTCGACTCGGCGGTGTACATCGCGTCGGGCGCGGGGACGGGCTCGGACCGGCCCCAGACGGTGTCGGCGGACAGCAGCTGGACCGTGGCGGCGCCCTGGGCTCCGTGA